A stretch of Imperialibacter roseus DNA encodes these proteins:
- a CDS encoding helix-turn-helix domain-containing protein, translating into MTDNIIGQLGRKLKQTRLSKALKLYEVAAEAHVSKGLLSRIENGRTIPSLPVLISIVHALKEEVGTFFHDIYRMQEKPYLLFKKDEYNEFEKEGTKGFKYHHILTRTISTITVETVLLILEPGAEREMITTDAIEFKYMISGSALYHIGNEAVMLEEGNSLYFNGKTPHAPSNPSAMPCTMLVVYFFFNDELTS; encoded by the coding sequence ATGACAGATAACATCATAGGGCAGCTCGGACGCAAGTTGAAACAGACCCGCCTATCAAAAGCACTGAAGCTTTACGAAGTGGCCGCCGAAGCCCATGTGAGCAAGGGTTTGCTATCGAGGATTGAAAACGGCCGCACCATCCCATCGCTACCTGTCCTCATCTCAATAGTTCATGCCCTTAAGGAAGAAGTGGGGACATTCTTTCACGACATCTACAGAATGCAGGAAAAGCCTTATCTACTGTTCAAAAAAGATGAGTACAATGAATTTGAAAAAGAAGGCACCAAGGGCTTCAAGTACCACCATATTCTAACACGCACCATCTCCACTATCACGGTCGAGACCGTCCTACTCATCCTGGAGCCTGGGGCCGAAAGAGAAATGATCACTACAGATGCTATTGAATTCAAATACATGATCAGTGGGTCTGCTCTTTATCATATTGGAAACGAGGCTGTGATGCTGGAAGAGGGCAATAGCCTTTACTTCAACGGGAAGACTCCACACGCTCCATCCAATCCCTCAGCCATGCCATGCACAATGCTGGTGGTCTACTTTTTCTTTAATGATGAGCTAACATCATAG
- a CDS encoding TIGR03364 family FAD-dependent oxidoreductase, producing MKEKSADVIVVGAGIVGLAMAYHSAKKGKKVVVIERSQQAQGASIRNFGLIWPIGQPGGPLLDRALRSRSTWLEVAGEAGIWLNQNGSLQLAHHQDEWDIINEFYDTNSNERFQIEIVAADKAKQLSPGTRTAGLKGGLLSSTECSLDPREAISKLPGYLEKKYGVEMVFGTAVTQIAKDRVATADITWRAEKIFVCSGADFETLFPETFQQSGITKCKLQMMRTGTQPHAWKVGPSLCAGLTLLHYGAFKDCKSLPALQSRAQTDMPDLIKWGIHVLVSQNGNGELVLGDSHEYGLSLSPFDREEINELIMSYLGTFFEAPNMAINERWHGVYPKLAGKTEFVARVSDHTTIVNGLSGAGMTLSFGLAEELTNTL from the coding sequence ATGAAGGAGAAAAGTGCGGACGTAATTGTGGTGGGCGCTGGCATTGTAGGCCTGGCGATGGCTTATCACTCAGCCAAAAAAGGGAAGAAAGTTGTTGTTATTGAACGGTCGCAACAGGCCCAGGGAGCCAGCATCAGAAACTTCGGTCTGATCTGGCCAATTGGTCAGCCCGGCGGACCACTGCTCGACCGGGCTTTGCGAAGCCGAAGCACCTGGCTGGAAGTAGCCGGAGAAGCAGGGATATGGCTCAATCAAAATGGTTCCCTCCAGCTAGCCCATCATCAGGACGAATGGGATATCATCAATGAGTTTTACGATACGAACTCCAACGAACGCTTCCAGATAGAGATAGTTGCCGCTGACAAAGCAAAGCAGCTAAGCCCGGGGACTAGGACTGCGGGGCTAAAAGGCGGGTTGCTCAGTTCCACTGAGTGCTCACTTGACCCAAGAGAAGCAATCAGCAAATTGCCCGGCTACCTTGAGAAGAAATACGGAGTTGAAATGGTGTTCGGAACCGCCGTGACACAGATAGCAAAAGACCGGGTTGCGACGGCTGATATCACCTGGCGGGCGGAGAAAATATTCGTTTGTAGCGGCGCCGACTTTGAAACGCTCTTTCCGGAAACCTTCCAGCAAAGTGGCATTACCAAATGCAAACTGCAAATGATGCGCACAGGTACTCAACCTCATGCCTGGAAAGTGGGGCCTTCGCTGTGCGCCGGGCTCACTCTTCTGCATTACGGTGCTTTCAAAGATTGCAAGAGCCTGCCTGCATTGCAGTCCAGAGCCCAAACGGATATGCCTGACCTGATCAAGTGGGGCATCCATGTGTTGGTGTCACAAAACGGAAACGGGGAGCTGGTGCTGGGCGATTCACATGAATACGGCTTGTCCCTTTCGCCCTTCGACCGAGAAGAAATCAACGAGCTTATCATGTCTTATCTGGGCACATTCTTTGAAGCACCCAATATGGCTATCAACGAAAGGTGGCACGGGGTTTACCCAAAACTGGCGGGCAAAACTGAATTCGTTGCCCGGGTGAGCGACCATACTACCATTGTTAATGGGCTGAGTGGAGCAGGCATGACATTGTCGTTTGGGTTAGCAGAGGAGCTTACAAACACCCTGTAG
- a CDS encoding DUF5690 family protein, whose translation MSTSTNKHLEAKVTKWLQSTNRVAFSVFCILAAFCTYSCMYAFRKPFAVAVFEDEAFWGIDYKILLITAQVLGYTLSKFIGIRVISEMKNNRRSIFILLLIVSAALALLGFALAPAPWGILFLFLNGLPLGMVWGLVFSFLEGRQTTEVLGAGLSVSFIFSSGFVKTVGKVVMLNWGVSEDWMPFVTGSLFLLPLLGFVWLLDRIPEPSPEDVAMRTKREPMSKNQRRQFLVDFGGGMFLLTLVYILLTAFRDFRDNFSAEIWQVLGYGDNAEIFTLTEIPVSIAVLVLLGLMMGIKQNYKALNANYLIIIGGFTVSGISTLLFQNHLISPPLWMILVGCGLYLGYVPFNSILFDRLIAAFKVTGNVGFLIYLADSFGYLGSVVILFYKNFGFANLSWLEFFTQSIYVVSISGTVLMGICMVYFRRKYESRDGVAVLSVR comes from the coding sequence ATGAGTACCTCCACCAACAAGCATCTTGAAGCCAAAGTGACTAAATGGCTGCAGTCGACCAACAGGGTAGCATTTTCTGTCTTCTGCATACTGGCGGCGTTCTGCACTTACTCCTGCATGTATGCTTTCCGAAAGCCCTTTGCGGTAGCCGTTTTTGAAGATGAAGCCTTCTGGGGGATCGACTATAAAATACTATTGATTACCGCACAAGTGCTTGGATATACACTATCGAAGTTCATAGGCATACGGGTAATCTCGGAGATGAAAAACAACCGAAGATCCATTTTCATCCTTCTTTTGATCGTTTCCGCTGCACTGGCTCTCCTTGGCTTTGCCCTGGCTCCAGCTCCCTGGGGCATCCTCTTCCTCTTTCTTAACGGCCTTCCACTCGGCATGGTGTGGGGCCTGGTCTTCAGCTTTCTTGAGGGCAGGCAAACTACTGAGGTGCTCGGTGCGGGCCTTTCGGTAAGCTTTATCTTCTCTTCCGGTTTTGTAAAAACTGTCGGCAAGGTGGTAATGCTCAACTGGGGTGTGAGCGAAGACTGGATGCCTTTTGTTACAGGCAGCCTCTTTTTGCTTCCGCTGCTCGGTTTTGTTTGGTTGCTTGATCGTATTCCAGAGCCAAGCCCCGAGGATGTAGCGATGAGAACCAAACGGGAGCCCATGAGTAAGAATCAGCGGCGCCAGTTTTTGGTGGACTTTGGCGGCGGTATGTTTCTACTCACGCTGGTTTACATCCTGCTCACAGCCTTCCGAGATTTCAGAGATAACTTTTCCGCTGAAATATGGCAGGTGCTTGGCTATGGCGACAATGCGGAAATTTTTACGTTGACAGAAATTCCGGTCTCCATAGCAGTGCTTGTGCTACTCGGTCTTATGATGGGGATCAAACAAAACTATAAGGCTTTAAATGCGAACTACCTGATCATTATAGGTGGTTTTACGGTCAGCGGCATCAGCACACTGCTTTTCCAAAACCATCTGATTTCACCTCCTCTTTGGATGATTTTGGTAGGGTGCGGTCTCTACCTTGGCTATGTCCCTTTTAACAGCATCCTTTTTGACAGGCTCATCGCAGCCTTTAAGGTGACTGGAAATGTCGGGTTTCTTATTTACCTGGCCGATTCGTTCGGTTACCTTGGCAGCGTGGTTATTCTGTTCTACAAGAACTTCGGCTTCGCCAATTTGAGCTGGCTTGAGTTTTTCACACAGTCGATTTATGTAGTCTCCATTTCGGGAACCGTACTGATGGGAATTTGTATGGTCTATTTCAGAAGGAAATATGAGAGCAGGGATGGTGTTGCCGTTCTTTCAGTTAGATGA
- a CDS encoding phosphonate degradation HD-domain oxygenase: protein MSAQQIAKEIFDLYRTYGDEDYIGEPVSQVEHIVQAALLAERAGYDEEVILAAFFHDIGHICEMDGQVEKMGLYGVKSHEEIGSKFLREKGFSRKICQLVENHVAAKRYLTFADEFYYNKLSEASKRTLEYQGGRMTADEAAAFKSDPLFEPSIALRHWDEEAKLENQPMPPLSHFEQMAVRHLLKT, encoded by the coding sequence ATGAGTGCCCAACAAATAGCGAAAGAGATTTTTGATCTGTATCGGACTTACGGCGACGAAGACTATATAGGCGAGCCGGTTTCCCAGGTTGAGCACATTGTGCAGGCTGCTTTGCTTGCAGAAAGGGCTGGTTACGATGAGGAGGTCATTCTTGCCGCATTTTTTCACGACATCGGACATATATGCGAAATGGATGGCCAGGTTGAAAAAATGGGGCTTTACGGTGTCAAAAGCCACGAAGAGATTGGGTCGAAGTTCCTCAGAGAAAAGGGCTTTTCCCGAAAAATCTGCCAGCTGGTAGAAAACCACGTGGCGGCCAAGCGGTACCTCACTTTCGCTGATGAGTTTTATTACAACAAACTTTCTGAGGCCAGCAAAAGAACACTTGAGTATCAGGGCGGTCGAATGACCGCCGATGAGGCTGCTGCCTTTAAGAGTGATCCACTATTCGAGCCAAGCATTGCACTCCGCCACTGGGACGAAGAAGCAAAACTCGAAAATCAGCCTATGCCTCCGTTAAGCCATTTCGAGCAAATGGCAGTCCGGCATCTCCTGAAAACTTAA
- a CDS encoding HAD hydrolase-like protein, which produces MLKMGSIQLVVFDLAGTTVQDDQDVQKVLRKTLQRQGVSITMDEAAKVMGIPKPVALRQLLEYHLPESIKVTDDMIDELHDAFVSDMVSFYEEDPSVREMAGASDTFKVLKESGISVYVDTGFDRKTTDALIERLGWLKQELLDGSITSDEVESGRPHPDMIFKAMKLSKVTEASFVAKVGDTASDLGEGTAAGCGLVIGVTTGAYSREDLEKEPHTHIADSLPEVLQIILEK; this is translated from the coding sequence ATGCTAAAGATGGGATCAATTCAGCTAGTAGTTTTTGACCTGGCGGGCACCACCGTTCAGGACGATCAGGATGTGCAAAAGGTGCTCAGAAAAACATTGCAGCGCCAGGGTGTTTCGATCACCATGGACGAGGCTGCCAAAGTAATGGGTATTCCAAAGCCAGTTGCATTGAGGCAACTTCTTGAGTACCATCTTCCGGAGAGTATCAAAGTGACTGATGATATGATTGACGAGCTCCACGATGCATTCGTCTCAGACATGGTCAGTTTTTATGAAGAGGATCCGTCAGTGCGGGAGATGGCCGGCGCTTCTGACACATTTAAAGTGCTGAAGGAATCTGGCATCAGTGTATATGTTGACACTGGGTTTGACCGAAAAACGACGGACGCTTTGATTGAGAGACTCGGCTGGTTGAAACAGGAGCTGTTGGATGGCAGCATTACAAGCGACGAGGTGGAGAGCGGCCGACCCCATCCTGATATGATTTTCAAAGCCATGAAGCTAAGCAAGGTGACAGAAGCTTCTTTCGTAGCAAAAGTGGGGGATACGGCATCCGATCTGGGGGAGGGAACCGCTGCGGGCTGCGGGCTGGTAATTGGAGTGACGACCGGCGCCTACAGCAGAGAGGATTTGGAGAAGGAGCCACACACGCATATCGCTGACAGTCTACCTGAAGTTTTACAAATAATTCTTGAAAAATGA
- a CDS encoding M16 family metallopeptidase: MLDRTAAPEFHIPTRTDLKHVTSSTLRNGIRFHELILGDQEVCRIEIVLQSGSWLEEKEGVSYFTTKMLLEGTEKLSGRQIADRLDYYGAYWEVTSGMDFVTLTVYSLTKYLEEVVPFFLSVVVDASFPEKELETIKKVRIQQIRVNKQKTSALASSGLRHLLFGRNHPYGKELSEEEVGKVTSADLKEYHKNRLLSRAEVFVSGKLSSEELSKLKGFFVDFPSSAVSLPNYPVVTAPAVREILPVDESVQASLRLGKMAHDKHHPDHYHLMLLNEVFGGYFGSRLMKNIREDKGYTYGIYSSLSYLQHDAFWVVGTDVKREVAIASIDEILKEMRLLRTEPIPFEELETVKNYMIGTFLSSISTSFSLMDKFRSIHFAGLDYEYYNRLLTSIRSATSEDLLRVANDSFKEEDWLQVIAGGI, translated from the coding sequence ATGTTAGACAGAACCGCAGCGCCCGAATTTCATATTCCTACCCGCACCGATTTAAAGCATGTTACAAGCAGTACGCTTCGTAATGGAATTCGATTCCATGAACTGATACTGGGAGACCAGGAAGTCTGCAGAATAGAGATAGTCCTCCAATCAGGCAGTTGGTTGGAGGAAAAGGAGGGCGTTTCCTATTTCACAACCAAAATGCTGCTTGAGGGAACAGAGAAGCTCTCAGGTCGGCAAATTGCGGACAGGCTTGACTACTACGGAGCGTATTGGGAAGTAACATCCGGAATGGACTTTGTGACCCTTACCGTTTATTCCCTAACCAAGTACCTGGAGGAGGTTGTGCCGTTTTTTCTGAGTGTCGTTGTTGATGCCTCATTTCCGGAAAAGGAACTTGAGACCATTAAAAAGGTACGGATACAACAGATAAGGGTAAACAAGCAAAAGACGTCTGCGCTTGCATCGTCAGGGCTAAGACACCTTCTTTTCGGACGGAACCACCCTTACGGGAAGGAGCTTTCGGAGGAAGAGGTTGGAAAAGTGACCTCCGCTGATTTGAAGGAATACCACAAGAACAGGTTGCTGAGCCGGGCAGAAGTGTTTGTGTCTGGCAAGCTTTCCAGCGAGGAGCTTTCGAAGCTAAAAGGCTTTTTTGTAGACTTCCCCTCAAGCGCTGTTTCGTTGCCAAACTATCCGGTGGTTACCGCCCCTGCGGTGAGGGAAATACTGCCAGTGGATGAGTCGGTGCAGGCTTCGCTTCGGCTGGGGAAAATGGCTCATGACAAACATCACCCGGATCACTACCATCTGATGCTTCTCAACGAGGTTTTTGGTGGATACTTTGGTTCAAGGTTGATGAAAAACATCAGAGAGGACAAAGGATATACCTACGGTATTTATTCTTCGCTCTCTTACCTCCAACATGACGCTTTTTGGGTGGTTGGAACCGACGTGAAACGAGAAGTGGCTATTGCTTCCATTGACGAAATTTTAAAGGAAATGAGGCTGCTCAGGACTGAGCCGATACCTTTTGAAGAACTTGAAACAGTGAAGAACTACATGATTGGCACCTTTCTGTCAAGTATCAGCACCTCTTTCAGCCTGATGGACAAATTCAGATCCATTCACTTCGCTGGATTAGATTATGAGTATTACAACAGGCTGCTGACCTCAATTCGAAGTGCCACTTCGGAAGACCTGCTGAGAGTAGCCAATGATTCTTTTAAGGAAGAAGATTGGCTTCAGGTGATTGCTGGAGGTATATAG